AAGACCAATCCTTGTCGCGCTCAGCTTAAGCTTTCTCTTGCTGTTCGGTATCTTTGTCTATGGCACCTACTACCTGATGCAGGAGCATGTTGCCGATAAGGTCCGGGATAAGCTTGGCAACGTCAATAATCTTTTGAAATCAGTAATTGAGGAGGAGACTGTTGAGCTGAGCGCAACCATGGAGATTGTGCTGGCGGACCAGGTGTTGACCGATGCCTTTGTTGTGAAAGATCTTCAGGTGTTGCAGCAGAGGGCGAAAGATCATATGGGGAAGTTATTCGATAACTATGTGGTCACCAGCTTCACTTTTTTGGGTTCGGATGGCAGCAAGATATTACAGGCCCAGGATCTGGTCCGTGATGAAGAAGTGCTTCATAGCTCGGTACTTAAACGGGCCATCGCGAGTCATGGCGTGTCCAGTGGGGTGGAGGTCGCTCCGTCGGGGATGGTGATTCTGCGGATGGTTCGACCTTTTATCTACCAAGGGCGTTTATTGGGGTACTTTGAGGCCAGTAAAAACATTGGGGGATTTGTGGATCATATTCACCGGATTCTTGGTGTCGATCTGGCTCTGTTTGTGAATAAAAAACGGTTGAGCCAGCAGGCATGGCAAATCGAGTCCGGGCGGAGGATGTCACGGGATTGGGAGCTGATGAACAATTTTGCCATTGTTCGTCAGACCATGATTGAAATCCCTCCGATCTTGATTGATTTTCTTCGAGAAACGGTTGATTGCTCAGGAGATAAGCATCTGCGCACAATTCATAGCTTCCGTCAAGGGCAGAAGGTCTTCAGGGCAGGGAACCTCCCTTTTCTCGATTCTGACGGCGATGATATTGGGGATTTGTCTGTGGTGATTGATGTTACCAGGGACGATGCCCTTCAGCTCCGGGTTGTCGCCATGGTCGCAGGGGCCTGTTTTATCCTCGGCGCAATGATGATTGCCGCCTTTACCTTTTTCCTTGGGCTATTACAGAATCGTCTTATTACTTCCCGCCAAACCTTAAAAGATGAAATTGCTTTCCGGAAAACGGTTGAGAAGACTTTGCAACAGCAGGCGGAGTTCTTGAACTCAATCATTGACTCGGTGAGTCATCCATTTTATGTAATTGATATTGCAACAAAAAAAATAACATTAGCCAATAAGGCCTCGGGTGTTCTTAATTTTCCGGAGGGTGTTACCTGTTATCAGCTCACCCATCACCAGGATTTCCCCTGTGGAAACGAGGATCACCCTTGCACGATAGACCGGATCATGGCTACAGGGAAAGCGGTGGTGCTTGAGCATGTTCATCTCGCGGCTAATGGGAGCCGCCTTTATGTGGAAATTCATGGGTATCCGGTGTTTGATCCCCGGGGAAAGATTGTCCAGGTTATCGAGCACTGTATTGATATTACCCTTCGTAAAATGACTGAGGATAATCTTCGTCAGGCCAAGATCGTGGCAGAAGATGCGAATCGGGCCAAGAGTCAATTTTTGGCCAATATGAGTCACGAGATTCGGACCCCGATGAATGGGATTATAGGATTTACAGACCTCATGTTAGGGATGGATTTGGGTGAGGCCCA
Above is a window of Desulfobulbaceae bacterium DNA encoding:
- a CDS encoding response regulator — its product is MDYQSTDHIKRPILVALSLSFLLLFGIFVYGTYYLMQEHVADKVRDKLGNVNNLLKSVIEEETVELSATMEIVLADQVLTDAFVVKDLQVLQQRAKDHMGKLFDNYVVTSFTFLGSDGSKILQAQDLVRDEEVLHSSVLKRAIASHGVSSGVEVAPSGMVILRMVRPFIYQGRLLGYFEASKNIGGFVDHIHRILGVDLALFVNKKRLSQQAWQIESGRRMSRDWELMNNFAIVRQTMIEIPPILIDFLRETVDCSGDKHLRTIHSFRQGQKVFRAGNLPFLDSDGDDIGDLSVVIDVTRDDALQLRVVAMVAGACFILGAMMIAAFTFFLGLLQNRLITSRQTLKDEIAFRKTVEKTLQQQAEFLNSIIDSVSHPFYVIDIATKKITLANKASGVLNFPEGVTCYQLTHHQDFPCGNEDHPCTIDRIMATGKAVVLEHVHLAANGSRLYVEIHGYPVFDPRGKIVQVIEHCIDITLRKMTEDNLRQAKIVAEDANRAKSQFLANMSHEIRTPMNGIIGFTDLMLGMDLGEAQHEYLGFIKRSADRLMDIVTDILDFSKIESGKIEMMSETFSVAQLLNDSVGMMAAKALEKPLELVYSVDRNLPGVAIGDAGRLRQVIINLVNNAIKFTEEGEIEVRATLGEPLLPDDETVCLKILVRDTGIGIPVEKQQVIFESFSQADGSMSRKYGGTGLGLAICEQLVKLMGGKIWVESKIGQGSVFIFTVQLGLQKQKMIFPLPGESELTALSVLICEGNATTRNVLREMLSGVVARVETADDADQVVVAMERERFDVLLIDEALPGLVGGKDLEATVTRQKDNLTVVVMRRSIRVSSGESVIPWARGGAVIKPVNRENLIVTLCQAVATSHPSRFGSSREEKMASGQNQGVRILLVEDDPINQMLALALLEDRGYSVLAASNGREAVEVINEGFDVVLMDVQMPEMDGLEAARYIRKQERGTGRHVPIIAMTAHAMRQDQERCFEAGMDDYVSKPINAQALYSTLERLLRRSES